A genomic stretch from Algoriphagus halophilus includes:
- a CDS encoding BlaI/MecI/CopY family transcriptional regulator translates to MNELNHNEELIMGIFWKLENALVRDVLEELPEPKPPYTTLASSIRLLEKKGYLSHKTYGTTHLFFPIISQAEYSKKSINRIVKNFFEGSVSNFLSFMVKEKNISDDEIQDLQKLIEDYENPKKNE, encoded by the coding sequence ATGAATGAATTGAACCACAACGAAGAATTGATCATGGGCATCTTTTGGAAGCTTGAAAATGCCTTGGTCAGAGATGTTTTGGAGGAATTGCCTGAACCAAAACCACCTTACACTACTTTGGCTTCTTCCATCAGATTATTGGAAAAGAAGGGGTATCTCAGTCATAAGACCTATGGAACCACCCATTTGTTTTTCCCTATCATCTCCCAGGCAGAGTATAGTAAAAAGAGCATCAATAGAATCGTCAAGAATTTCTTTGAAGGTTCTGTTAGTAACTTTCTTTCCTTTATGGTTAAAGAAAAGAATATCTCTGATGATGAGATCCAGGATTTGCAAAAGCTAATTGAGGACTACGAAAACCCAAAGAAAAATGAATGA
- a CDS encoding BlaI/MecI/CopY family transcriptional regulator, with protein MDKLIYFRFMEELTANEEQIMRIFWKLERAIVRDVLDQLPEPKPPYTTLASSIKVLEKKGYLGHKSYGKTNEYFILIPESEYRKKSFNTLLKNFFGGSVENVLSFLVKEKKVSEKELEELQKMIDGYEKK; from the coding sequence ATGGATAAACTTATTTACTTTAGATTCATGGAAGAATTAACCGCCAACGAAGAGCAGATTATGCGTATTTTCTGGAAGCTAGAGCGAGCTATTGTTCGCGATGTTTTGGATCAGCTTCCTGAACCTAAACCTCCTTATACGACCTTGGCTTCTTCAATAAAGGTCTTGGAAAAGAAAGGGTACCTAGGACACAAATCTTATGGTAAAACCAATGAGTACTTTATTTTGATTCCTGAAAGCGAGTATAGGAAAAAGAGTTTTAATACGTTGTTGAAAAACTTTTTTGGAGGATCTGTGGAAAACGTTCTTTCCTTTTTGGTCAAGGAGAAAAAGGTGTCGGAAAAAGAGCTGGAAGAGCTCCAAAAAATGATTGATGGCTACGAGAAAAAATAA
- a CDS encoding M56 family metallopeptidase, translating to MEFLFIYLLKGSIGISLIVLFYKVLIEDLTFFSLGRITVLTLLVAAVVLPLLSFDFQFLGTSTLIPLNSSLTWLEGQANGVIPVEDSSTFDWKIIPFIIFLIGVLYRLLQLFSGILSTLLLIASSKKVVVGKMTLVINSQFIPASFFNYIMLPEYSERDEEINQILIHESVHVQQGHTWDVLFLQLIKAVFWFNPAIYLLEKQLREIHEFQADRAVTTNYSTIAYSRLLVKQLSKDCGLQFMNNFNQFQTKKRIMMMNKTKSKSNQKMRFFLGLPLLVLMVGLFSCDLAMSQTDLMGVWKGTEFQFEQTEGPDMTAMIEGGRALHEGGRLILNEDGNFEIFAGQGDMNGSGTWRFNEGQGMLILTMNGDEETKYSIVSLSDEELVTKHEVEFESPMGKLAGIITLTYIR from the coding sequence ATGGAATTTCTATTTATCTATTTATTGAAAGGAAGCATTGGTATCTCATTGATTGTGCTGTTCTATAAAGTGTTGATTGAAGACCTTACGTTCTTTTCTTTGGGAAGAATTACGGTATTGACTCTTTTGGTGGCAGCGGTTGTTTTGCCTTTACTTTCTTTTGATTTTCAATTTTTAGGTACGTCCACCTTGATTCCCCTCAATTCTTCTTTGACTTGGCTGGAAGGTCAAGCGAATGGAGTAATTCCTGTGGAGGATTCCTCTACTTTTGATTGGAAAATCATTCCTTTTATCATTTTTCTAATCGGTGTTTTGTATAGACTCCTTCAACTATTTTCTGGTATTTTAAGTACGCTACTATTAATCGCTAGTTCAAAGAAAGTAGTAGTGGGAAAAATGACTCTCGTGATCAATTCACAGTTTATCCCTGCCTCTTTCTTTAATTATATCATGCTACCAGAATACTCAGAAAGAGATGAGGAAATCAATCAGATTTTGATCCATGAATCTGTACATGTTCAGCAAGGTCATACTTGGGATGTATTATTTCTTCAGTTGATCAAAGCGGTATTTTGGTTTAATCCGGCCATTTATTTATTAGAAAAACAACTTCGTGAAATTCATGAATTCCAAGCGGATCGAGCTGTAACTACCAATTACTCTACGATTGCCTATTCTAGACTGTTAGTGAAACAGCTGAGTAAAGATTGTGGGCTTCAATTCATGAATAACTTTAATCAATTTCAAACCAAAAAAAGAATAATGATGATGAACAAAACAAAATCGAAATCCAATCAAAAGATGAGATTCTTCTTAGGGCTACCTTTACTGGTGCTTATGGTGGGTCTTTTCTCCTGTGATTTGGCCATGAGTCAAACAGACTTAATGGGCGTATGGAAAGGTACTGAATTTCAGTTTGAGCAAACAGAAGGCCCTGATATGACCGCTATGATAGAAGGTGGTAGGGCACTTCATGAAGGAGGTAGGTTAATCCTTAATGAGGATGGAAACTTTGAAATATTTGCCGGGCAAGGTGATATGAATGGATCTGGTACCTGGAGGTTTAATGAAGGCCAAGGCATGCTTATCCTGACTATGAATGGAGATGAGGAAACCAAGTATAGTATTGTTTCTTTATCTGATGAGGAATTAGTAACCAAGCATGAGGTGGAGTTTGAATCTCCTATGGGAAAATTGGCAGGTATCATTACACTGACGTATATCCGTTAA
- a CDS encoding M14 metallopeptidase family protein, with the protein MKKPLLSLFLGIFMCLTSQAQENYFFPGETFNPNVPSPSEFLGYKIGDWHTRYDLIVKYFEKLDELSEMASLKTIGYTHELRPKIILTIASEANMANLEEIRLKQLQLADPSQPKPDVSTMPSIIHQGYGVHGNEPSSAEAAMLTAYWLLASQSDLAKNLRENAVVHFDPTVNPDGRDRHSHWANTNKGFPPVADPMDREHNEVWPGGRTNHYWFDLNRDWLPLAHPESQAKIAWYHTWYPNVTTDFHEMGTNSTYFFEPTKPYGSENPVVPRKNYDDINTRFAKYFSKYLDEIGSLYWTKEVFDNSYPGYGSTYPDIHGGLGLVFEQASSRGHLQSSQRGDISFEFTIRNHVRSSLATMEAALDNKDFMHDYLREFFETAVSEGAKDPAKNYVFGDEFDENRNRMFVQFLMDHQIKVYENTDDLSLGGYDFKKGKSWVVPTSQPQYRMVRTMFEEVTEFADSVFYDASTWTMAHAYGMPYAAGPSVKLGEQVTNNTPTPYEFPEGKAYAYLIDWSDYYAPKMLFDLQKAGVHVEIVNRPFTSQTQNGPREFGAGTLMIPMGFQSLSESNVTDELKTLSVVNHQQVYATSTGFNLEGIDLGSNLVGAVTQPKVIMVVGDGVSSYEAGEIWYLLDSELGMPITKVNSDQMGRVNLFDYNTLILPSGNYNSFSESVVNHLKDWINRGGTVISMKTASLWLNQKEIIKESMVARGESTDPKELPFAERSAFEGAKQVGGSIYMARLDLTHPIAYGYNRETLPVYRNNSIFVQPSKDKYLTPIRYTENPLLGGYISDKNLELLKQSASLIVTPVGRGRVINFFDSPNFRGTWFGTNKLFLNAIFFGDKMD; encoded by the coding sequence ATGAAAAAACCACTACTTTCTTTATTTCTCGGAATATTCATGTGTTTGACCAGTCAGGCACAAGAAAACTACTTCTTTCCCGGTGAGACATTTAACCCGAATGTTCCATCGCCTTCTGAATTCCTTGGCTATAAAATTGGTGATTGGCATACGAGGTATGACCTAATAGTCAAATATTTCGAAAAGCTCGACGAACTCTCGGAGATGGCTTCCCTAAAAACCATCGGTTATACGCATGAGTTGCGACCCAAAATTATATTGACCATTGCTTCAGAGGCCAATATGGCAAACCTGGAAGAAATTAGGTTAAAGCAATTACAATTAGCAGACCCTTCACAACCAAAACCAGATGTGAGCACCATGCCATCCATTATTCATCAAGGATATGGTGTACATGGAAACGAACCTTCTTCTGCAGAAGCGGCTATGCTTACCGCCTATTGGCTTTTGGCATCGCAGTCTGACTTAGCCAAAAATTTAAGAGAAAATGCGGTGGTCCATTTTGACCCGACCGTAAACCCGGATGGTAGAGATCGTCACAGTCATTGGGCAAATACCAATAAAGGCTTCCCTCCTGTAGCAGATCCTATGGATAGGGAACATAACGAAGTTTGGCCGGGAGGTCGAACCAACCACTATTGGTTTGACTTGAACCGTGATTGGCTTCCTTTGGCACACCCTGAATCCCAGGCCAAAATTGCCTGGTATCATACTTGGTATCCTAATGTGACTACTGACTTCCATGAAATGGGAACAAATAGCACCTATTTCTTTGAACCTACCAAACCCTATGGAAGTGAAAACCCTGTGGTACCCAGAAAAAATTACGATGACATCAACACGAGATTTGCGAAGTATTTTTCAAAATACCTAGATGAAATCGGTAGCCTGTATTGGACCAAAGAAGTCTTTGACAACAGCTACCCAGGGTATGGAAGTACCTACCCTGACATCCATGGAGGATTGGGCTTGGTGTTTGAGCAAGCAAGTAGCCGTGGTCATTTGCAGAGCAGCCAAAGAGGTGACATTAGCTTTGAATTTACAATTCGAAACCATGTAAGAAGTTCCCTGGCCACTATGGAAGCTGCATTGGACAACAAAGACTTCATGCATGATTATTTAAGAGAGTTCTTTGAAACTGCAGTTTCTGAAGGAGCGAAAGACCCTGCCAAGAATTATGTCTTTGGAGATGAATTTGACGAGAATAGAAACAGAATGTTTGTCCAATTCTTAATGGATCATCAAATTAAAGTCTATGAAAACACTGATGACCTAAGTTTGGGCGGCTATGATTTCAAGAAAGGTAAATCCTGGGTCGTTCCTACTTCACAACCACAGTATAGAATGGTAAGAACTATGTTTGAAGAAGTCACCGAGTTTGCCGATTCTGTTTTTTATGATGCATCTACTTGGACCATGGCTCATGCCTATGGAATGCCTTACGCTGCAGGGCCTTCGGTGAAGTTAGGGGAACAAGTAACTAACAATACTCCTACTCCTTATGAATTTCCAGAAGGAAAAGCTTATGCCTATTTAATTGATTGGTCTGACTATTACGCCCCAAAAATGCTTTTTGACTTACAAAAAGCAGGTGTCCATGTTGAAATTGTGAATAGACCTTTTACTTCCCAGACCCAAAATGGTCCAAGAGAATTTGGAGCTGGCACTTTAATGATTCCCATGGGATTCCAAAGTTTGAGTGAAAGTAATGTAACAGACGAATTGAAAACTTTATCCGTGGTAAATCATCAGCAGGTTTATGCCACGAGCACTGGTTTTAATCTGGAAGGAATTGATCTTGGTTCCAATTTAGTGGGTGCAGTCACCCAACCAAAAGTCATCATGGTGGTGGGAGATGGAGTTTCCAGTTATGAGGCTGGTGAAATCTGGTATTTATTGGACTCTGAGCTAGGAATGCCGATCACCAAAGTCAATTCAGATCAGATGGGAAGAGTAAATCTATTTGATTACAATACACTTATCCTTCCATCTGGCAATTACAATTCTTTCTCGGAATCAGTAGTAAACCATCTAAAAGACTGGATTAATCGTGGAGGCACCGTGATTTCGATGAAAACCGCCAGTCTTTGGTTAAATCAAAAGGAAATTATCAAAGAAAGTATGGTAGCCCGTGGAGAAAGCACGGACCCAAAAGAGCTTCCATTTGCTGAAAGGTCTGCATTTGAAGGGGCAAAACAAGTGGGTGGAAGTATCTACATGGCCAGGTTGGATCTTACCCATCCCATCGCATATGGCTACAACAGAGAAACGCTTCCTGTATATAGAAATAACTCCATCTTTGTTCAGCCTAGTAAAGACAAGTACCTCACTCCTATTCGATATACCGAGAACCCATTACTCGGCGGGTATATTTCTGATAAAAACTTGGAGTTGTTAAAGCAAAGTGCAAGCCTGATTGTTACTCCAGTTGGAAGAGGGCGTGTAATCAATTTCTTTGATTCCCCTAATTTCAGAGGAACTTGGTTTGGTACTAACAAGCTCTTTTTAAATGCAATTTTCTTCGGAGACAAAATGGATTAA
- a CDS encoding ATP-binding protein, which produces MFFASCKQSSEVPFPDNPSGLSTPVTKPFSFPEFAPFEWEKIEQENLPKISKINFRLSNYPSQHFSIHDFKPLLAPISKSPINWKNPEEIQINLDTIQTETVPHIRYLLEEPTITKLGSLTKWENTTSGILRIGQSEGLLGNSVYAILDDLQGSIWFSTEKGIHRFTGDQFENYNFTQRTLDGNQDPISEMILLSDGKIAMIANGTGLYLLDIQIKLVEQYKIGSDFIRLMEDEKGLIWFSNTQRGVSFIDRETKTIKFLTALTEKTGIFSAGLFMDSNRNIWIGFIGKIGILNPQRNVIRILDEQSGYDIKSIAANFKEDSNGVVWIGNFSDEAKGISLESEELWTLGNKQGYFGQGKSFQIDSKERLWIVDNDTITLYDPHKNLMKKIPTGAEVRGAGIPSASLLDSKGNLWVGTTLVGTLLINPTGILAEHFDKSNGLASNDTWGMAEDKNGKIWLATYEGINVYDPDLEKLYLIKFPNDLLVNNYRSISKLKNDRLFIGGIRGYVIIDLEQNSAELFQFKAEVSRIFWKAHEKNDGSIWMGTLDGLIKYEPAENSFYKIDEFSGLSSSRIWLIEEDKNGKLWLGNDLGINVLDPSNNTVTYLGKFNGLTSDYVSMLLQTPQKELVFGGDNGFSILNLDSMSITNVLPENGMVPPIMYDMLAVGEDIYVGSENGIVKVVRPTSKNPDKPWKFTRFGKPEGFPFNDYNQATAIYTSTGQMWWAAAPILSVIEQKAEIDTIKPTVSISSVKVMGESPKFINSSYLKNQLSDTDSIYSADQSILYTKSTLPLDSGLINHEKIKWDSLNLASGLPIGMKVPYDQNSFNFSFNNPAIKGRDKILYRYVLEGADDSWSSPSPISNSKNYYNLVPGEYNFKVATSGFNGVWSDPASFEFTILPPWWQTWWAYLLFFTLFSGLTYIIVYLRSQWLQKENRILEEKVTHRTIQLKEKIEELKNTQTQLIQSEKMASLGELTAGIAHEIQNPLNFVNNFSEVNAELLVELKEEMDAGNKEEVAELIKDIIENEEKINLHGKRADAIVKGMLQHSRSSNGQKDPTDINALADEYLRLSYHGLRAKDKSFNANMETDFDPTLPKINVVAQDVGRVILNLITNAFHAASEKKQKLNGSEFIPTVKVTTKNYQDHIEILIKDNGNGISDSVKQKIFQPFFTTKPTGQGTGLGLSLSYDIIKFHGGEIQVDSELGSGAQFKLIIPKL; this is translated from the coding sequence TTGTTTTTCGCATCATGCAAGCAAAGTTCAGAAGTTCCTTTTCCAGATAATCCATCCGGACTTTCCACGCCTGTCACCAAGCCTTTTTCCTTTCCTGAATTCGCACCTTTTGAATGGGAAAAAATCGAACAGGAGAACCTTCCTAAAATCTCGAAAATAAATTTCCGTTTAAGTAATTACCCTTCCCAACACTTTTCCATCCATGATTTCAAACCCCTTCTAGCCCCTATTTCCAAGAGTCCAATTAATTGGAAAAACCCTGAAGAAATTCAAATCAACCTAGATACTATTCAAACAGAAACCGTTCCCCATATCAGGTATTTGTTAGAGGAGCCCACCATCACCAAGCTTGGCTCCTTGACAAAATGGGAAAACACAACTTCAGGAATTTTAAGAATCGGACAATCAGAAGGACTTTTGGGAAACTCGGTATATGCCATACTTGACGATCTCCAAGGATCCATTTGGTTTTCCACAGAGAAAGGAATTCATCGGTTTACTGGAGACCAGTTTGAAAACTACAATTTCACCCAAAGAACATTGGATGGAAATCAGGATCCAATTTCAGAAATGATTTTACTTTCTGATGGAAAAATTGCCATGATAGCCAATGGAACAGGATTGTATCTGTTAGATATACAAATCAAACTGGTTGAACAATATAAAATCGGCTCCGATTTCATTAGGTTAATGGAAGATGAAAAAGGACTTATTTGGTTTTCCAATACCCAAAGAGGAGTTTCATTCATTGATAGAGAAACCAAAACGATCAAGTTTTTAACTGCCTTGACAGAAAAGACCGGGATTTTTTCGGCAGGTCTATTTATGGATTCAAATCGAAATATTTGGATAGGTTTCATTGGAAAAATCGGCATACTAAACCCTCAAAGAAACGTCATTAGAATACTGGACGAACAAAGCGGATATGATATAAAATCAATTGCTGCCAATTTCAAAGAAGATTCCAATGGAGTGGTTTGGATTGGGAATTTTTCTGATGAAGCCAAAGGAATCTCTTTAGAAAGTGAAGAGTTATGGACATTGGGCAACAAACAAGGGTATTTTGGACAAGGGAAGTCTTTTCAAATTGACTCAAAAGAAAGGTTGTGGATAGTGGACAATGATACCATTACCTTATATGACCCCCATAAAAACCTGATGAAAAAAATTCCAACAGGAGCAGAAGTCAGAGGTGCTGGAATTCCTAGTGCTTCTTTACTGGACTCAAAAGGAAATCTCTGGGTAGGAACTACGTTGGTTGGAACCTTATTAATCAATCCTACAGGTATTCTTGCAGAGCATTTTGATAAATCAAATGGTCTGGCCAGCAATGACACCTGGGGTATGGCAGAAGATAAAAACGGAAAAATCTGGCTGGCTACTTATGAAGGGATCAATGTATATGATCCTGATCTAGAAAAACTTTACTTAATAAAATTCCCAAATGACTTACTCGTAAACAATTACAGATCTATCAGTAAACTCAAAAACGACAGATTGTTTATTGGAGGAATTAGAGGATATGTGATTATTGATTTAGAACAAAATAGTGCGGAACTATTTCAATTTAAAGCCGAAGTTTCTAGAATATTCTGGAAGGCTCATGAAAAAAATGACGGATCTATTTGGATGGGAACTCTGGATGGATTGATCAAATATGAACCGGCTGAAAATAGTTTTTACAAAATAGATGAATTCTCAGGGCTTTCTTCCAGTAGAATTTGGCTCATTGAAGAAGATAAAAACGGGAAACTCTGGTTAGGAAATGACTTAGGAATCAATGTATTGGATCCCTCAAATAATACCGTTACTTATTTAGGGAAATTCAATGGTTTAACGAGTGATTATGTATCCATGCTTCTTCAAACGCCACAAAAGGAATTGGTTTTTGGAGGTGACAATGGATTTTCAATCCTTAATCTGGACTCCATGAGCATCACCAATGTTCTTCCTGAAAACGGAATGGTACCTCCTATTATGTATGATATGCTTGCCGTAGGTGAAGATATTTATGTAGGGTCTGAAAATGGAATTGTAAAAGTGGTTAGACCAACCTCCAAAAACCCGGATAAACCATGGAAATTTACTAGGTTCGGTAAACCCGAAGGGTTTCCTTTTAACGATTATAACCAGGCAACTGCCATTTATACCTCTACCGGACAAATGTGGTGGGCAGCAGCGCCTATTCTTTCCGTGATAGAACAAAAAGCTGAAATAGATACCATTAAACCGACTGTGAGTATCTCTTCGGTTAAGGTGATGGGTGAAAGCCCCAAATTTATAAACTCTTCCTATTTAAAAAACCAGCTTTCAGATACGGATTCTATTTACAGTGCTGATCAATCTATTTTATATACCAAAAGCACCTTGCCTTTGGATTCAGGGCTAATAAACCATGAAAAAATAAAATGGGATAGTTTAAACCTGGCAAGTGGTTTACCAATTGGCATGAAAGTGCCCTATGACCAAAACTCCTTTAATTTTTCATTCAACAATCCCGCAATCAAGGGCAGAGATAAAATTCTATACCGCTATGTATTAGAAGGAGCAGATGATTCTTGGTCCTCCCCATCTCCTATCAGCAACTCCAAAAACTATTATAATTTAGTTCCGGGAGAATATAATTTTAAAGTTGCAACGAGTGGATTCAACGGAGTTTGGAGTGATCCAGCCTCCTTTGAGTTCACCATTCTTCCTCCTTGGTGGCAAACCTGGTGGGCTTACCTCCTATTTTTCACCTTATTCTCAGGCTTGACTTATATCATCGTGTATTTACGTTCGCAATGGCTTCAAAAAGAGAATAGAATTTTAGAGGAAAAGGTAACCCATCGGACTATTCAGCTGAAAGAAAAAATCGAGGAACTTAAAAACACACAAACTCAATTAATCCAGTCTGAGAAAATGGCCTCACTGGGTGAATTGACAGCTGGAATTGCCCATGAAATACAAAACCCACTGAACTTTGTAAATAATTTCTCAGAGGTAAATGCTGAATTATTGGTTGAATTAAAAGAAGAAATGGATGCTGGCAACAAAGAGGAAGTTGCGGAACTCATCAAAGACATCATTGAAAATGAAGAAAAAATAAACTTACATGGCAAAAGGGCCGATGCCATTGTAAAAGGCATGCTTCAACATAGCCGATCCAGTAATGGACAGAAAGACCCTACGGATATCAATGCTTTGGCGGATGAATACCTAAGGCTTTCCTACCATGGATTAAGAGCAAAAGACAAATCCTTCAATGCCAATATGGAAACGGATTTTGACCCAACTTTGCCTAAAATCAATGTGGTAGCACAGGATGTAGGGAGGGTAATCCTCAACCTCATCACCAATGCATTCCATGCAGCTTCCGAAAAGAAGCAAAAGTTAAATGGCAGCGAATTCATTCCCACTGTAAAAGTGACTACCAAAAATTATCAAGACCATATCGAGATCTTGATCAAAGACAACGGAAATGGTATTTCCGATTCGGTTAAACAAAAGATTTTCCAACCATTTTTCACGACTAAACCTACAGGCCAAGGTACAGGCCTGGGACTATCCCTCAGCTATGATATCATTAAATTTCATGGAGGGGAAATTCAAGTGGATTCGGAACTTGGTTCAGGAGCACAATTCAAACTTATTATTCCAAAACTTTAG
- a CDS encoding energy transducer TonB codes for MKTNAKPIIMTTLMMFMIFFMNVQEGTAQTQEVHQEVDVMPQPPGGMSGLMAFMSENLKYPEQAKEKGVEGVVIVSFVVQKDGSISNPEILRGIGAGCDEEAIRVVKAFPSWTPGEKDGEKVNTQIQLPVKYML; via the coding sequence ATGAAAACTAACGCAAAACCAATTATTATGACTACCCTGATGATGTTCATGATTTTTTTCATGAATGTGCAGGAAGGTACGGCTCAAACTCAGGAAGTTCATCAGGAGGTAGATGTGATGCCACAACCACCTGGTGGGATGTCTGGCTTGATGGCATTCATGAGTGAGAATTTGAAATATCCAGAGCAGGCAAAGGAAAAAGGAGTGGAAGGAGTAGTGATCGTTTCTTTCGTGGTGCAAAAAGATGGGTCTATTTCCAATCCTGAAATTTTAAGAGGTATTGGAGCTGGCTGTGATGAAGAAGCAATCCGTGTTGTCAAAGCATTTCCAAGCTGGACTCCCGGGGAGAAGGATGGGGAAAAAGTGAATACTCAAATTCAATTGCCAGTGAAATATATGCTTTAG
- a CDS encoding ATP-binding protein produces MSVDKEYLLQKSKEEILKIFTSEYPLEKIPDFIAEEVSGFGTTQDERAHNFQEFMNMLDLQNQQSQVMGIEVSFVEKPFHQWQNPSNDLALLVQEFDLTVKSKLGVNTIDFRLSSLFEWKQDSWKLIHWHGSTPVNVEKDAWHMTEWQKKNDELKQKVAEQTQDLMLKNEQLQKAKEQIEDTLKELKETQDLLIQSEKMASLGELTAGIAHEIQNPLNFVNNFSELSNELLEEIEEEIENQDFEEVKAICQDLKGNLEKINHHGKRADSIVKGMLQHSRASTGQKEWTDLNGLADEYLRLAYHGLRAKDKSFNSELKLDLDPNLPKVEIVAQDFGRVLLNMINNSFYSVNEKKSQLGESFQPVVSVSTKKMGDQIQLKISDNGNGIPEEIRHKIFQPFFTTKETGQGTGLGLSLSYDIIKAHGGTIKVESKIGEGTSILIEISQKKE; encoded by the coding sequence ATGAGTGTAGATAAAGAATACTTACTTCAAAAATCAAAAGAAGAAATACTCAAGATATTCACTTCTGAGTACCCTTTGGAAAAGATTCCTGACTTTATCGCTGAAGAAGTGAGCGGTTTTGGCACTACCCAAGATGAACGGGCCCATAATTTTCAAGAGTTCATGAATATGTTGGATTTACAAAACCAACAATCCCAAGTAATGGGCATTGAAGTTTCCTTTGTAGAAAAGCCTTTTCATCAATGGCAAAATCCTTCCAATGACCTTGCACTCTTAGTTCAGGAATTTGATTTAACTGTCAAAAGTAAGCTTGGAGTCAATACTATTGACTTTAGGTTGAGTAGTCTTTTTGAATGGAAACAAGATTCCTGGAAACTCATCCATTGGCATGGAAGCACCCCTGTCAATGTGGAAAAAGATGCCTGGCATATGACGGAGTGGCAGAAAAAAAACGATGAGTTGAAACAAAAAGTCGCCGAGCAAACACAAGACTTAATGTTGAAGAATGAGCAACTCCAAAAAGCAAAAGAACAGATAGAGGACACCTTAAAAGAGCTAAAAGAAACGCAGGACCTTCTGATTCAATCAGAAAAGATGGCTTCTCTGGGAGAGTTGACCGCTGGGATTGCCCATGAGATCCAAAATCCTCTCAATTTCGTCAACAACTTCTCAGAATTAAGTAATGAATTACTTGAGGAAATTGAGGAAGAAATCGAAAATCAAGACTTTGAGGAGGTGAAGGCCATATGTCAGGACCTGAAAGGAAACTTGGAAAAAATCAACCATCATGGCAAAAGAGCCGACTCTATTGTCAAAGGAATGCTTCAACATTCCCGAGCAAGCACTGGTCAAAAGGAATGGACAGACCTTAATGGCTTGGCCGATGAATATTTAAGATTGGCCTACCATGGCTTACGTGCCAAAGACAAATCCTTCAATTCTGAATTGAAATTGGATCTTGATCCTAATTTGCCTAAAGTAGAAATCGTAGCCCAGGACTTTGGAAGAGTGTTATTAAATATGATCAATAACTCTTTTTACTCAGTCAATGAAAAAAAATCACAACTCGGAGAATCATTCCAACCTGTAGTATCCGTTTCCACCAAAAAGATGGGCGATCAAATTCAATTGAAAATCAGCGATAATGGAAATGGAATTCCTGAAGAAATAAGACATAAAATCTTCCAGCCATTCTTTACTACTAAAGAAACTGGACAAGGAACTGGTTTAGGCCTAAGTCTAAGTTATGATATAATCAAAGCGCATGGAGGTACTATCAAGGTAGAAAGCAAAATAGGTGAAGGAACCTCCATCTTAATTGAAATTTCACAAAAGAAGGAATGA
- a CDS encoding 3-keto-disaccharide hydrolase, with translation MKKTSLTLALTLSAFSISFLACAQEKTPPPMRPEATEFYTPVPPRVTPGAHNTAPPSDAIVLFDGTSLNGFVSAKDGTSPAEWTIENGELVVTRGKGDIQSKLAFGDAQYHVEWSAPTEIVGEGQGRGNSGFFLMGLYEVQVLDSYESKTYTNGQAGSIYKQFAPLAMALRPPGEWNYYDIIFKAPRFNKDGIVTSPATVTVLMNGVLVQNHVTLKGPTEYIGIPNYKAHPEELPLKLQDHGNPVRFRNIWVRKL, from the coding sequence ATGAAAAAGACATCGCTGACCCTGGCGCTTACCTTATCAGCATTTAGTATCAGCTTTTTAGCTTGTGCTCAAGAGAAAACCCCGCCTCCAATGAGACCAGAGGCAACTGAATTTTACACTCCAGTACCTCCAAGAGTCACACCAGGAGCTCATAACACTGCGCCTCCTTCTGATGCCATCGTTTTGTTTGATGGAACAAGCTTGAATGGTTTTGTAAGCGCAAAAGATGGGACCAGTCCGGCAGAATGGACCATCGAAAATGGTGAGTTGGTAGTTACTCGCGGAAAAGGTGATATTCAATCCAAACTTGCTTTTGGAGATGCACAATATCATGTAGAATGGTCAGCACCTACCGAAATTGTTGGGGAAGGTCAAGGCCGTGGTAATTCAGGCTTCTTTTTGATGGGATTGTATGAAGTTCAAGTATTGGATAGCTACGAAAGTAAAACCTATACCAATGGTCAAGCAGGTAGTATTTACAAGCAGTTTGCTCCTTTGGCAATGGCTTTAAGACCTCCTGGTGAATGGAATTACTATGACATCATCTTTAAAGCACCTCGCTTTAACAAAGATGGGATCGTCACTTCTCCAGCTACTGTTACCGTGTTAATGAATGGAGTTTTGGTTCAAAACCATGTTACCTTAAAAGGTCCAACCGAATACATTGGTATTCCAAATTATAAAGCACATCCAGAAGAATTGCCTCTCAAATTGCAAGACCATGGAAACCCAGTAAGATTTAGAAATATTTGGGTTCGTAAGCTTTAA